A genome region from Nycticebus coucang isolate mNycCou1 chromosome 4, mNycCou1.pri, whole genome shotgun sequence includes the following:
- the CDK2AP1 gene encoding cyclin-dependent kinase 2-associated protein 1 isoform X2 translates to MIYALKKRHSPPFSPAGSVHSPSTSMATSSQYRQLLSDYGPPSLGYTQGTGNSQVPQSKYAELLAIIEELGKEIRPTYAGSKSAMERLKRGIIHARGLVRECLAETERNARS, encoded by the exons ATGATCTACGCGCTTAAGAAACGCCACTCGCCACCATTTTCTCCAG CTGGGAGCGTCCACTCACCTTCTACCAGTATGGCAACATCCTCACAGTATCGACAGCTGCTGAGTGACTACGGGCCACCATCCCTAGGCTACACCCAG GGAACTGGGAATAGCCAGGTGCCTCAAAGCAAGTACGCAGAGCTGCTGGCCATCATTGAAGAGCTGGGGAAAGAGATCAGACCCACCTATGCAGGGAGCAAGAGTGCAATGGAACGGCTGAAGCGTG GAATCATTCATGCTAGAGGATTGGTTCGAGAGTGCTTGGCTGAAACGGAACGGAATGCCAGATCCTAG
- the CDK2AP1 gene encoding cyclin-dependent kinase 2-associated protein 1 isoform X1, which translates to MSYKPNLTAHMPAAALNAAGSVHSPSTSMATSSQYRQLLSDYGPPSLGYTQGTGNSQVPQSKYAELLAIIEELGKEIRPTYAGSKSAMERLKRGIIHARGLVRECLAETERNARS; encoded by the exons ATGTCTTACAAACCGAACTTGACCGCGCACATGCCCGCCGCCGCCCTCAACGCCG CTGGGAGCGTCCACTCACCTTCTACCAGTATGGCAACATCCTCACAGTATCGACAGCTGCTGAGTGACTACGGGCCACCATCCCTAGGCTACACCCAG GGAACTGGGAATAGCCAGGTGCCTCAAAGCAAGTACGCAGAGCTGCTGGCCATCATTGAAGAGCTGGGGAAAGAGATCAGACCCACCTATGCAGGGAGCAAGAGTGCAATGGAACGGCTGAAGCGTG GAATCATTCATGCTAGAGGATTGGTTCGAGAGTGCTTGGCTGAAACGGAACGGAATGCCAGATCCTAG